One Tenuifilum sp. 4138str genomic region harbors:
- a CDS encoding CPBP family intramembrane glutamic endopeptidase, translating into MAPIPKIVRWIELAALFVGLPVAFYFNNLKLPKSIPLLVVFLIALFYLLTTKSFSKKSFGFNGYRSWRTLSLRILISLLAISLLSFIFLPSEQIFYLPLHRTELWLLIMVFYPIWSAFTQEVIYRGFFFHRYTPLFKNDKIVITLNGILFGLLHIIFRNWIAVAGATIIGFVWAYSYFKHRSILVVSLEHAIVGNYLFTIGLGYFFYVPDF; encoded by the coding sequence ATGGCACCGATTCCAAAAATTGTTCGGTGGATTGAACTGGCTGCCCTTTTTGTTGGGCTACCTGTAGCTTTCTACTTCAACAACCTGAAATTACCCAAAAGCATTCCGCTTTTAGTAGTGTTTTTAATTGCACTATTTTATTTACTAACCACCAAATCGTTTAGTAAAAAATCGTTTGGATTTAATGGATACAGAAGCTGGAGAACGCTTAGCTTGCGTATTCTCATTTCGCTACTGGCAATAAGTTTACTTAGTTTTATCTTCCTTCCTAGTGAGCAAATCTTTTACTTACCATTACATAGGACAGAACTTTGGCTACTAATCATGGTTTTTTACCCCATTTGGTCAGCCTTTACGCAGGAAGTTATATACCGTGGGTTTTTCTTCCACCGATACACACCCCTTTTCAAAAATGATAAAATTGTTATCACATTAAATGGGATTCTTTTTGGATTACTTCATATAATATTTAGAAACTGGATAGCTGTTGCTGGTGCTACCATAATTGGTTTTGTTTGGGCATATAGCTACTTTAAACATCGCTCAATACTAGTAGTATCATTAGAACATGCAATTGTTGGCAATTACCTATTCACCATTGGGTTAGGTTACTTCTTTTATGTACCCGATTTTTAG
- a CDS encoding RNA-binding S4 domain-containing protein, which translates to MRVDKWLWFVRVFKTRTLATEYCRKGRVTRNGIELKPSQDINVGDTLKVRKPPVTYTFRVKDLPKNRLGAKLVESYMENLTPPEELQKLDPSFMAFNIHRERGTGRPTKKERREIDELFDSGFGGFDWDSFEPDADDESNE; encoded by the coding sequence ATGAGGGTTGATAAGTGGTTGTGGTTTGTGAGGGTGTTTAAAACAAGAACCCTTGCTACCGAGTATTGCCGCAAAGGTCGCGTAACCCGTAATGGGATTGAGCTAAAACCCTCGCAGGATATTAATGTAGGGGATACACTAAAGGTTCGAAAACCCCCGGTAACCTATACATTCAGGGTGAAGGACCTACCCAAAAACAGACTTGGCGCTAAGCTGGTTGAATCGTATATGGAAAACTTAACTCCTCCCGAGGAACTACAGAAACTTGACCCATCGTTCATGGCATTCAACATACACCGCGAACGCGGAACGGGCCGCCCCACCAAAAAGGAACGTCGCGAGATTGATGAACTATTCGATTCCGGTTTCGGGGGCTTTGATTGGGATAGCTTTGAGCCTGATGCCGACGATGAATCCAATGAGTAA
- a CDS encoding transglutaminase domain-containing protein, which yields MKKIVTISALLLIILSSCDTILNRHLIKGSDKRKEVHAQFEERVKLIAAYDSSIYKIINSELTTKEREGFEFLYAYMPLSDLAMHSPEYVLKNVQLALKARKEFKWARKVPADIFLHFVLPYRVNNEYTDNAREIFFEELKERLLGLDTYQAALEVNYWCHEKVTYQSTDERTCGPLTAVRSAFGRCGEESTFAVAAYRSVGIPARQVYSPRWAHTDDNHAWVEVWVDGKWHFLGACEPEPELDRGWFAGPAKRAMMTRTFVFGKYNGPEEQLKQTNFYTEINLMPNYAPTRKLTVTVTDSTGNPVEGAKVEYQLYNYAEFYPIATLQTNANGLCTLTTGIGDLMIWAQKDNTYAFSKADRNQNDIYLTLKKEIPFTNLSLTLTPPDEQTIPPYDESTADEHNRRVKQGNEIRSNYISTFIDSASAANLAMEKGISIDETWKWLSKSRGNWNEIYNYIKNLDTKDISVGVALLSTLREKDLRDITTDVLFDHLSRIDSFPALLESRMVKEFDSYILSPRIGREFITPWRSFLQDAFTFEEIGFFRNNPQNIAQWIKEFVTLDTESNYYRVLLSPESVYRIRRADEYSMAIFFVAACRSFGIAARLEPASKKPQYFMKGKWIDVNIADEKETQATTPTGMLIINLDKNSAVEQLKYYTHFTIARFEKGKYSTLDYEESPLFNKFPAALELPEGFYRIVTGNRHKSGAVNCNVYYVRVESGKKIQFTLTIPSTQTEKMVLGTISTDITIPFIQNPQTIEQITKDKPAIVAIIDPLAEPTKHLLRDISSLSSEFSGIGNSIALILASGKSAKTDLTSIFDGKPYPNTITLGNDINGQFEAKVGQAVGKQLEYPVVLVVNNNGEIVYHSSGYSINLGEQLLSALKQ from the coding sequence ATGAAGAAGATTGTAACTATCAGCGCATTGCTGCTTATAATCCTTAGCTCCTGCGATACCATTCTTAACCGCCACCTCATCAAAGGCAGCGATAAACGCAAAGAGGTTCATGCCCAATTCGAGGAAAGGGTCAAGCTAATTGCTGCCTACGATTCATCCATTTACAAAATAATCAACTCAGAACTTACCACTAAAGAGCGCGAAGGGTTTGAGTTTCTTTACGCATACATGCCACTAAGCGATTTAGCAATGCACTCACCAGAGTATGTTCTGAAGAACGTTCAGCTAGCGCTAAAAGCGCGGAAAGAATTTAAGTGGGCAAGGAAAGTGCCAGCTGATATATTCCTTCACTTTGTCCTACCTTACAGGGTTAACAACGAGTACACCGATAACGCCCGCGAGATTTTCTTTGAGGAACTAAAGGAGCGCCTTCTGGGCCTCGATACATACCAGGCTGCGCTTGAGGTTAATTACTGGTGCCACGAGAAGGTTACCTACCAATCGACCGATGAGCGCACATGTGGGCCGCTAACAGCCGTTCGTTCAGCCTTTGGCCGCTGTGGCGAGGAATCGACATTTGCAGTAGCAGCCTATCGCTCAGTGGGCATACCAGCACGTCAGGTCTACTCACCCCGTTGGGCTCACACCGACGACAATCACGCCTGGGTGGAGGTATGGGTCGATGGTAAATGGCACTTCTTAGGCGCATGCGAACCTGAGCCTGAACTCGACCGTGGATGGTTTGCAGGACCTGCCAAACGAGCCATGATGACACGTACTTTTGTTTTTGGCAAATACAATGGCCCTGAGGAACAACTTAAACAAACCAACTTTTACACTGAGATTAACCTTATGCCTAACTATGCCCCTACCCGTAAACTCACCGTTACCGTAACCGATAGCACCGGGAACCCGGTTGAGGGCGCAAAGGTTGAATACCAGCTTTACAACTACGCCGAGTTTTACCCCATAGCCACCCTGCAAACCAATGCAAATGGCTTGTGTACTTTAACCACAGGGATTGGCGACTTGATGATTTGGGCACAAAAGGATAACACCTATGCCTTTTCCAAGGCCGACAGAAACCAAAACGATATTTACCTAACACTCAAAAAGGAAATCCCTTTTACTAACCTTTCCTTAACCCTTACCCCACCCGACGAACAAACTATTCCACCATACGATGAAAGTACAGCCGATGAACACAACCGCAGGGTTAAACAGGGGAATGAAATTCGTAGTAATTACATAAGCACCTTTATTGACTCGGCTTCAGCAGCCAATTTGGCCATGGAAAAGGGTATCAGTATTGATGAAACATGGAAATGGCTTTCAAAAAGCCGCGGCAACTGGAATGAGATTTACAACTACATAAAGAACTTGGACACTAAAGACATCTCAGTTGGAGTGGCCTTGCTTTCAACTCTTCGGGAAAAGGATTTACGCGATATTACCACTGATGTACTTTTCGACCACCTTTCGCGAATCGATTCTTTCCCTGCCCTGCTTGAAAGCCGCATGGTTAAAGAGTTTGACAGTTACATTCTTTCGCCCCGGATTGGCCGGGAATTTATTACGCCCTGGCGTAGTTTCTTGCAGGATGCATTTACCTTTGAGGAGATTGGTTTTTTCCGCAACAATCCTCAAAACATTGCCCAATGGATTAAAGAGTTTGTAACACTTGACACGGAAAGCAATTACTACCGTGTGCTGTTAAGCCCTGAAAGCGTTTACCGGATTCGCCGCGCCGATGAATATTCCATGGCTATTTTCTTTGTAGCAGCATGTCGCAGTTTTGGAATAGCTGCCCGATTGGAGCCAGCATCAAAAAAACCTCAGTACTTCATGAAAGGGAAGTGGATTGATGTAAATATCGCCGATGAAAAAGAGACACAGGCCACAACACCAACCGGAATGCTAATTATCAACCTCGATAAAAACTCGGCTGTTGAACAGCTAAAGTACTACACACACTTCACCATTGCACGGTTCGAAAAGGGAAAGTACTCAACCCTTGATTATGAGGAAAGTCCTTTATTCAACAAATTCCCTGCAGCACTTGAACTCCCAGAGGGTTTTTACCGGATAGTAACCGGTAACAGGCATAAATCGGGAGCTGTTAACTGCAATGTTTACTACGTCAGGGTTGAAAGTGGCAAAAAGATACAATTTACACTAACCATCCCATCAACCCAAACCGAGAAAATGGTTTTGGGAACCATTAGCACCGATATCACCATACCTTTTATCCAGAACCCCCAAACAATTGAACAGATTACCAAGGATAAACCAGCAATAGTCGCCATCATCGACCCGCTTGCTGAACCTACAAAGCATTTGCTTCGCGATATCAGCAGCCTAAGTAGCGAGTTTAGTGGCATAGGAAATAGTATTGCCCTTATTCTGGCAAGTGGCAAATCGGCAAAAACCGATTTGACATCCATTTTCGATGGAAAGCCCTACCCCAATACCATTACCCTCGGGAACGATATAAATGGTCAATTTGAGGCTAAGGTAGGGCAGGCAGTTGGCAAACAGCTGGAATACCCTGTTGTTCTTGTTGTGAACAACAACGGAGAGATAGTATATCATTCTTCGGGTTATAGCATAAACCTTGGCGAACAGCTACTTTCAGCACTAAAGCAGTAA
- a CDS encoding 50S ribosomal protein L25/general stress protein Ctc produces the protein MKTIELSAAPRTETGKKAAKHSRKSELVPAVIYGAGENIMISLGEKELKKVIYTPIVYLVKLNVDGKMHDAIIKEVQYHPVTDKILHVDFLKVSENKPITIGLPVNLVGQAEGVKAGGKLLQVVRKIRVKGLAKDLPDAISIDVTHLGIGKSIMVAELSFDKFTVVEPKSMVIATIKSTRAAREAQQEQAK, from the coding sequence ATGAAAACAATTGAACTTTCAGCAGCCCCTAGAACCGAAACCGGTAAAAAAGCTGCTAAGCACAGCCGCAAGTCGGAGCTTGTACCCGCCGTTATTTACGGTGCTGGTGAGAACATTATGATTTCGTTAGGCGAGAAGGAACTCAAGAAGGTGATTTACACACCTATTGTTTACCTTGTAAAGCTTAACGTTGATGGTAAAATGCACGATGCCATTATTAAAGAGGTTCAGTACCACCCTGTTACCGATAAGATTCTACACGTTGACTTCCTTAAGGTTTCGGAGAACAAACCTATAACCATTGGGTTGCCAGTTAACCTGGTTGGACAGGCTGAGGGTGTTAAGGCTGGTGGTAAACTTTTGCAGGTAGTGCGCAAAATTAGGGTAAAAGGTTTAGCTAAGGACCTGCCCGATGCCATCTCCATTGATGTTACCCATCTTGGAATTGGCAAGAGCATTATGGTTGCTGAACTCAGTTTTGATAAGTTTACTGTGGTTGAGCCTAAGAGCATGGTGATTGCTACCATTAAATCGACCCGTGCTGCTCGCGAAGCTCAGCAGGAACAAGCTAAATAA
- the bcp gene encoding thioredoxin-dependent thiol peroxidase, translating to MATTILKPGDLAPDFTGKDQDGKTIKLSDFKGKKLILYFYPKDNTSGCTAEACSLRDGYDDLQSLGMEVVGVSPDSEKSHQNFIHKYNLPFRLIADVDHAIAEKYGAWGEKKMYGKAYFGILRTTYVINENGTITHVFNKVDTKEHVKQILSEINK from the coding sequence ATGGCGACAACAATCTTAAAACCAGGCGATTTGGCTCCTGATTTCACTGGGAAGGATCAGGATGGTAAAACCATTAAACTATCGGATTTTAAGGGAAAAAAGTTAATCCTTTACTTTTACCCCAAGGACAACACCAGCGGTTGTACCGCTGAAGCTTGCAGCTTACGCGATGGTTATGATGATTTACAGAGCTTAGGCATGGAAGTGGTTGGCGTTAGCCCCGATTCCGAGAAATCGCATCAAAATTTTATTCATAAATACAACCTGCCTTTCCGCTTAATAGCCGATGTAGACCATGCGATTGCCGAAAAGTATGGAGCATGGGGTGAGAAAAAGATGTACGGTAAAGCATACTTTGGTATTCTCCGCACAACATATGTGATAAATGAAAATGGCACTATCACACATGTTTTTAATAAGGTTGATACCAAGGAACACGTAAAACAAATACTATCCGAAATAAATAAGTAA
- a CDS encoding VIT1/CCC1 transporter family protein: MTREELVKHAKLFQREEITGYQVYKNLAKSTNDKNNKTVLAKIAGEELKHYNIFKQISGVDVAPQKTVVWFFTICGKILGLTFALRLMERQEAKIQDVYERVIPYMPEAEAVKKSEEEHEDQLIALIQEERLDYAGSMVLGLNDALVELTGALAGFSLAMQNTRLIAVAGLITGIAASLSMAASQYLSVKTENDDRHAGKSAIYTGLAYIFTVAILISPFLLLTSYMLALATTLLLAIAIIFAFNFYIAVAKNLNFKHRFLEMVVISLGVSALTFGIGLLVRNYLGIPID, from the coding sequence ATGACTAGAGAAGAACTTGTAAAGCATGCAAAACTATTCCAGCGAGAGGAAATTACAGGCTACCAGGTTTATAAGAATCTGGCCAAATCAACAAACGACAAGAACAATAAAACTGTTTTAGCAAAAATTGCTGGTGAGGAACTCAAACACTACAATATTTTCAAACAGATATCGGGGGTTGATGTAGCCCCTCAAAAAACTGTAGTATGGTTTTTCACCATTTGCGGGAAAATACTTGGGCTTACATTCGCCTTAAGGCTTATGGAGCGACAGGAGGCAAAAATTCAGGATGTTTACGAACGAGTAATACCCTACATGCCCGAAGCCGAAGCCGTAAAAAAATCCGAAGAGGAACATGAAGACCAGCTAATTGCATTAATTCAGGAAGAGAGGCTTGATTATGCTGGCTCAATGGTTCTTGGACTTAACGATGCGCTGGTGGAACTAACTGGTGCTTTAGCTGGCTTTAGCCTTGCCATGCAAAACACCCGACTCATTGCAGTTGCCGGACTTATTACCGGTATTGCCGCTTCGCTCTCAATGGCTGCATCGCAGTACCTTTCCGTTAAAACTGAAAATGATGACCGACACGCGGGTAAATCGGCTATTTATACTGGTTTGGCTTATATATTTACCGTTGCAATACTGATTAGCCCTTTTCTACTGCTCACAAGCTACATGCTAGCCCTAGCAACAACACTACTGCTTGCAATAGCCATCATTTTCGCCTTCAACTTCTACATTGCAGTAGCTAAAAACCTCAACTTTAAGCATAGGTTCCTTGAAATGGTTGTTATTAGCTTAGGAGTTTCAGCGCTAACTTTTGGAATAGGCTTGCTGGTTCGAAACTACCTGGGAATTCCTATTGACTGA
- a CDS encoding copper homeostasis protein CutC, with translation MFTLEVCANSVESAINAQKGGANRIELCENLYVGGTTPSFGCIAETLNQLDIPVHVLIRPRPGDFVYSEMEFRQMLRDIEVCKKLGVKGVVSGILRANGTLDKGRTKELVWAAKPMTFTFHRAFDIMPEPFKALDEIIECGCNFLLTSGQKNKAVDGLDLIRQLIAEGGNKIALIAGGGINHSNILELAQKGVTQFHMSGSEIVARYNTNHTGLSFVSVLLPENTVQQTNAETIASTVAKLKQYFNKK, from the coding sequence ATGTTTACCCTTGAGGTTTGCGCCAACTCTGTAGAGAGTGCCATTAACGCTCAAAAAGGCGGAGCAAATCGAATAGAACTCTGTGAGAACCTTTACGTTGGGGGTACCACCCCATCGTTTGGATGCATTGCCGAAACCCTTAACCAGCTAGATATTCCGGTTCACGTTCTTATTCGTCCCCGCCCAGGCGACTTTGTATACTCCGAAATGGAATTCCGCCAAATGCTCCGCGATATTGAGGTATGTAAAAAACTTGGGGTAAAAGGGGTTGTTAGCGGTATACTCCGGGCGAATGGTACTCTTGATAAGGGAAGAACTAAAGAACTGGTTTGGGCAGCCAAACCAATGACCTTTACCTTTCACCGCGCCTTCGACATAATGCCCGAACCTTTCAAAGCACTAGATGAAATTATCGAATGTGGATGCAATTTCCTACTAACGTCAGGGCAAAAAAACAAGGCCGTTGATGGCTTAGACCTGATAAGGCAATTAATTGCCGAGGGAGGTAACAAAATAGCCCTAATTGCCGGAGGAGGGATTAATCACAGTAATATCTTAGAGCTAGCACAGAAAGGTGTAACCCAGTTCCATATGAGCGGCAGCGAAATTGTAGCCCGGTACAATACCAACCATACCGGACTCTCATTTGTTTCGGTATTGCTTCCGGAAAATACCGTTCAGCAAACCAATGCCGAAACCATAGCCAGTACTGTGGCAAAGCTAAAACAATACTTCAACAAAAAGTAA
- the pth gene encoding aminoacyl-tRNA hydrolase: protein MKYLITGLGNIGSEYSNTRHNVGFMVLDALAKASNITFADARYGFVAQHKHKGRTFVLLKPSTYMNLSGKAVNYWLQKENIPLENLLVVVDDIALPLGTIRLRPKGSDGGHNGLKNINEVLGTQDYARLRFGIGNGFSRGRQVDYVLGEWIDEELKVLPERLTLAGEAVLAFGTIGIERSMNLYNSR from the coding sequence TTGAAGTATTTAATTACCGGGTTAGGGAATATTGGAAGTGAGTATTCCAACACCCGACATAATGTAGGATTTATGGTGTTGGACGCTCTTGCTAAGGCGTCCAACATTACTTTTGCCGATGCCCGCTACGGCTTTGTTGCTCAGCACAAGCATAAAGGGCGGACATTTGTACTCCTTAAACCCTCAACCTACATGAACCTTAGCGGTAAAGCGGTAAACTACTGGTTGCAAAAGGAAAATATCCCATTGGAAAACCTCTTGGTGGTAGTTGACGATATTGCCTTACCCCTTGGCACAATTAGGTTAAGGCCTAAAGGTAGCGACGGTGGCCATAACGGGTTGAAGAATATAAACGAAGTGCTGGGCACACAGGATTATGCCCGTCTTCGTTTTGGAATTGGTAATGGATTTAGTCGTGGCCGCCAGGTCGATTACGTTTTGGGTGAGTGGATCGATGAGGAGCTGAAGGTTCTGCCCGAACGGCTAACGTTGGCCGGCGAGGCTGTGCTTGCCTTTGGCACAATTGGTATTGAACGCTCCATGAACCTTTACAATAGCCGATAG
- the recA gene encoding recombinase RecA, with product MEATENKERKEINKEKLKALQSTIDKIEKDFGKGSIMRLGDKAVSEVPVISSGSIALDAALGVGGYPRGRVVEIYGPESSGKTTLAIHAIAEAQKQGGLAAIIDAEHAFDRTYAEKLGVDVENLLFAQPDNGEQALEIADNLIRSGSIDIIVIDSVAALTPKAEIEGDMGDSKMGLQARLMSQALRKLTATISKTNTCCIFINQLRDKIGVMFGNPETTTGGNALKFYASVRVDIRKLNQLKDGEESTGNRVRVKIVKNKVAPPFRKAEFDIIFGEGISKTGEIIDLGVELNIIKKSGSWFSYGETKLGQGRDAVRQLLLDNPELSNEIEAKIRETLKAQ from the coding sequence ATGGAAGCAACTGAAAACAAGGAACGCAAGGAAATTAACAAGGAAAAGCTAAAAGCCCTTCAATCGACAATCGATAAAATTGAGAAGGATTTTGGTAAGGGTTCAATAATGAGGCTTGGCGATAAAGCCGTATCGGAAGTGCCAGTCATCTCATCAGGGTCAATAGCGCTCGATGCAGCCCTTGGGGTTGGTGGTTATCCCCGTGGGCGAGTGGTTGAAATCTACGGCCCCGAATCGTCGGGTAAGACCACTCTTGCCATCCACGCCATTGCCGAGGCTCAAAAGCAAGGCGGCCTTGCCGCCATCATCGATGCGGAACATGCTTTTGACCGCACCTATGCCGAGAAGCTTGGCGTTGATGTGGAGAATCTACTTTTTGCCCAGCCCGATAACGGTGAGCAAGCCCTTGAAATTGCCGATAACCTTATCCGCTCAGGCTCAATTGACATCATTGTAATCGACTCGGTGGCTGCCCTTACCCCTAAAGCTGAAATTGAAGGCGATATGGGCGATAGCAAGATGGGCCTTCAAGCCCGACTGATGTCGCAAGCGTTGCGTAAGCTCACTGCCACCATCAGCAAAACCAACACCTGCTGTATTTTCATCAACCAGCTACGCGACAAAATTGGCGTAATGTTTGGCAATCCTGAAACTACCACCGGTGGGAATGCCCTCAAGTTCTACGCTTCGGTTCGTGTTGATATCCGTAAGCTGAACCAACTTAAGGATGGAGAGGAATCGACCGGTAACCGCGTTAGGGTTAAAATTGTTAAGAACAAAGTTGCGCCCCCATTCCGCAAAGCCGAGTTCGATATTATTTTTGGTGAGGGAATATCCAAAACAGGTGAAATTATTGACCTTGGCGTTGAACTGAATATCATCAAGAAAAGCGGCTCATGGTTCAGCTATGGCGAAACCAAACTGGGTCAAGGCCGCGATGCTGTTCGCCAGCTCCTGCTCGATAATCCAGAACTATCAAACGAGATTGAAGCAAAAATCAGAGAAACACTCAAAGCGCAGTAA
- a CDS encoding ribose-phosphate diphosphokinase, translating to MHSKHQIKFFTGRSSRYLAERIAQSFGIPLGKSTLTVFSDGEFQPSFDESVRGCTVFIIQSTFPPVDNLFELLLMIDAAHRASAYKVVAVMPYFGWARQDRKDKPRVAIGAKLVANMLVAAGADRVMTMDLHADQIQGFFDVPVDHLYASSIFVPYIKSLNLENIAIAAPDMGGAKRANAYSRFLNSSLAVCHKNREKANQVGEMTVIGDIEGKHVIILDDMVDTAGTLTMAADLMMGKGAASVRAFATHPVLSGSAYERIRDSKLTELVVTDTIPLRTDKDTSKIKVLSVAEFFADVINKVYNYQSISEKFII from the coding sequence ATGCACAGCAAACACCAAATAAAGTTCTTCACCGGACGTAGTTCGCGTTACCTTGCCGAAAGAATAGCTCAAAGTTTTGGAATTCCACTCGGAAAATCAACCCTAACTGTTTTCAGCGATGGTGAGTTTCAACCCTCATTCGATGAGTCGGTTAGGGGATGTACAGTTTTTATCATTCAGTCAACCTTTCCACCGGTTGATAATCTTTTCGAGTTGCTGCTGATGATTGATGCCGCTCATAGAGCCTCAGCGTATAAGGTGGTGGCTGTGATGCCCTACTTTGGTTGGGCAAGGCAGGATCGTAAGGATAAACCCCGTGTTGCCATTGGCGCAAAGTTGGTTGCCAATATGCTTGTTGCAGCAGGTGCCGATCGTGTAATGACCATGGACCTACATGCTGACCAGATTCAGGGCTTTTTCGATGTGCCGGTTGATCATCTTTACGCGTCATCAATATTTGTACCCTATATCAAAAGCCTTAATTTGGAAAACATTGCGATTGCTGCTCCCGATATGGGTGGAGCAAAGCGTGCTAACGCATACTCTCGATTCCTAAACTCATCGCTGGCTGTTTGCCACAAGAACCGCGAGAAAGCAAATCAGGTAGGCGAGATGACTGTTATTGGCGATATTGAGGGTAAGCATGTAATTATTCTGGACGATATGGTGGATACCGCCGGTACCCTTACCATGGCTGCCGATTTGATGATGGGTAAAGGGGCAGCATCGGTACGAGCTTTTGCTACGCATCCCGTTCTTTCAGGCTCTGCCTATGAGCGCATTCGCGACTCAAAGCTTACCGAACTGGTTGTAACCGATACCATACCCCTGCGTACCGATAAGGATACTTCCAAAATTAAGGTGCTTTCGGTTGCTGAGTTTTTTGCCGATGTTATCAATAAGGTATACAACTACCAGTCAATCAGCGAAAAGTTTATCATTTAG
- a CDS encoding flavin reductase family protein has product MEPKNYKFISPFELDENTFDLLDNQWMLILAGSKEKHNSMTASWGGFGILWNKPVAFVFIRPQRYTLQFVEQNDYFTLNFFEEKWRSALELCGSKSGRDIDKTKAAGLTIAESLKAIAFQEARLVIECRKLYIDDIKPENFLDKEIISKHYPKSDFHRLFIAEITSVYKKEG; this is encoded by the coding sequence ATGGAACCAAAAAATTACAAGTTCATTTCGCCTTTCGAGTTAGATGAAAACACCTTCGACCTGCTCGACAATCAATGGATGCTAATACTTGCTGGCAGCAAGGAAAAACATAACAGCATGACAGCCTCGTGGGGAGGATTTGGAATTCTATGGAATAAACCGGTAGCATTCGTATTCATCCGCCCTCAGCGCTACACATTACAGTTTGTGGAGCAAAACGATTACTTCACCCTCAACTTTTTTGAAGAGAAATGGCGTTCGGCACTGGAGCTATGTGGCAGCAAATCGGGTCGCGATATCGATAAAACAAAGGCAGCGGGATTAACCATTGCCGAATCGCTTAAGGCCATAGCCTTTCAGGAAGCCCGACTGGTGATTGAATGCCGAAAACTTTATATCGATGATATCAAACCCGAGAACTTTCTCGATAAGGAAATCATCAGTAAGCACTACCCTAAAAGCGATTTCCATAGACTATTTATCGCTGAAATCACATCGGTATACAAAAAAGAGGGTTGA